Genomic DNA from Sporomusaceae bacterium FL31:
TGATGTGGCTAAAATTGCTGTTTTAGGAGTACCCAATCGTCCAGGTATTGCCTATTCTATTTTCTCTGCCTTGGCAGATGCTAATATAGATGTTGATATGATTGTACAAAGTGTTCGTAATTCCGAAACAAATGTTATTGATATGGTATTTACAGTGGCTAGCTCAGATTTGTCACAAGCGAAAGTTATTGTTGAGAAAACAGCTGAACAGCTTGAAGCAATTGGGGTTATTGTAGAAGAAGATGTTGCTAAGGTATCCGTAGTAGGTGCAGGTATGTTCGGTAGTCCCGGAATTGCTGCCGCTATGTTTGGGGCATTATCTGAGGCAGAAGTTAATATTGAAGTCATTAGTACCTCTGAAATTAGTATTTCATGTCTTATTAAAGAAAGCCAGGTTAAAGAAGCCGTTAATGCGATTCATGCAAAGTTTTTTCCGCAAAAATAATGCAGTTCAATGCAAGAGGATATGTTGACATAATAAAAAATAAAAATATGTAATAATCTAAGCCTGCCAATAATTGGCCGGCTTTTTTTGTGTTTAGAATGGAGGAGTTATGTAAACTTTATCGAATTTACTATCTCACAAGAGCAATATAATGCTTATTAACGCACCAACCTGTAGCCGTTGAAAGGGGGGAAAACTCAGTAACTACAGGGCGGTAGCGAAATAAGATAACTCAGAGGTTTCAGAAAGATCCAGTGAAGTTAAGAGCGATGAGGAAACATGGACACTCATAGCGAAAACTTCTCAGATACAACTGGAACAGAGTTATTGATAGATGAACCATCAATAAAATCTAAAATTAAGTACTGAGGAGAAATAACAATGAAAAAGAAAATTTTAGCAGCAGCTGTTCTTGCTGCAATGACTCTTTCCACTGCTTCCGTATTTGCTTCACCGGTATTTTCCGGCGATACCAAAGTTGAATATATTAATAATGACGCTAATACTCAATTAATCAGCCGTTTTCGTTTAAATGTTGATGCCAATGTTGATGAAGTTCTTAATGTTCATGCCCGTTATAACACTGGTGGCTATGATATGAGAAATGGCCAATCCACCGTAGATGCTGCAATTGACCAAGCTTATATTGGCGCTACTATCAAAGACACCGAAATTCGTGCAGGTCGTCAGTCATTATGGGCTGGCAAAGGTGCATTAATGGATGGTGATGCATTCAATGGTGTGCAAGTTGGCACAAACCTTGAAAATGTTAAACTAAGTGGATTCTTTGGTAAAGCTGCTGATGGAGACAAAACAACTATGGCTGAGATTGGCACAGCAATTGGCAACGTAAATCTTGGTGCAGATTATCTTAAACTTGAAGATACTAAATACTATGGCGTAAACTTTGACACTAAAATCATGGAAAACGCAGTGCTAAATGTTGAATATGTTAAAAATAATACTGCTAAAGCTGATGGTTATATCGCAGAAGTAAGAGTTGGCCATGCTGCTCAAAAAGGTGATTTTGATTACGGCCTTTCTTATCGCAATATTGATTCCGGTGCGGTATCAGGCTATTCAACAGACACTCAATTCAATGATTCTAAAGGCGTTCGTGTAGAAGCAAACTATAAAGTAACTGATAATTCTACTTTGAACATTAAACAAGATATTGCTAAAGATCAATCTGGCAATGACAAAGATCATACTGACGTAACATTCTCCGTAAATTTCTAAGTTTAGTTAAATAAAAAACTGCACACACACTCTTTAGACGGCTCTGCACAGAGCCGTCTTTTATTTGTCATTTATTTCATGGTATTGATTGTTTTAATCGTGGCATTCTATTAGCAGAACCCATAAAAAAAACAAAACGGAGGTTTTGCGTATGTCAAGAAGCAGAAAACCTGTTAATCCTGGGGCTCAACAAGCACTCGATCGTCTTAAAGAAGAAACAGCGGCTGAAATTGGCTTGAAGGATTACAAAAACACCTATAAAGGTGCATTGACTTCAGCTGACAATGGTCGTGTAGGTGGACAAATGGTACGCAAAATGATCCAGGCTCAAGAATCAAAGTTTACTGGTAAATAAAACAATTGGTTGTCAGAATCACTTGCAGGCCCAATAGGGCCTGCTTAAATTTTTTATCAACTATATAGTTTTGATAAAAATCTATGACCCAAATTCAATTGGTAACAGGAATATGAACGAGAATTTAGAAATAAAAAGAGAATGGCAATGTTTAACTATTTCACTGTGTTACTCGTGATAGGCAATAAATTTTGTGGTTAAACTATGCTAAGAAAAACCGGGAATAATTGTGGGTATTGGAGTGAAGGTTATGCAAAATGTATTAATTAAACATTTAAATCAGTATATCGACCAGGAAGTAACTGTTGAAGGATGGCTGCATAATGTACGGTCATCAGGCAAAATCGCATTCCTAATTGTTCGTGATGGTAGTGGGCTGATGCAGGGGGTAACAGTAAAAAAAGACGTAGGCGAAACAATTTTTGCAGAAGCCAAGAAATTAACCCAAGAAAGTGCTATAAAACTTACTGGAATTATTCATGAAGAACCTCGCTCAGTCGGTGGTTACGAAATGCAAGTGACGGGATTAGAGATCGTAAGCATCGCCCAAGAATACCCTATTACGAACAAAGAGCATGGTGTGGAATTTTTATCTGAGCGTCGGCATTTATGGATTAGAGCTCCTAAGCAGGTTGCGGTACTGCGGGTGCGCTCGGAAATAGAACATGCAATTCGGGACTTCTTTTATGAACGTGATTTTGTATTAGCTGATGCTCCTATTATTACGCCGGCTGCTTGTGAAGGGACCACGACTTTATTTGAGCTTGATTATCATGGTGAGAAGGGCTATTTATCACAAAGTGGTCAATTGTACAATGAAGCTACTGCCATGGCTTTAGGTCGAATTTATTGTTTTGGACCAACTTTCCGTGCAGAAAAGTCTAAAACAAGGCGCCATTTGATGGAATTTTGGATGGTTGAGGCTGAAATGGCTTATTGTGATATGGATGCCAATATTAAATTACAAGAAGAAATGATATACTATGTTATCCAACGTGTTCTGGCGAAATGCTCCAATGAACTAACAATCTTAGAGCGGGATATCACTAAATTGGCAGACATCACGCTGCCTTTTCCGCGCATAAGCTATACTGAAGCTGTTGAGATATTAAAGGAAAATGGCGAAGATTTTCCGTGGGGTGAAGATTTTGGTGCTCCCCATGAGACTATCATTTCCAACCACTTTAATGCTCCTGTTTTCGTGCACCGCTATCCTACTGAAATTAAGGCTT
This window encodes:
- the sspB gene encoding spore protein: MSRSRKPVNPGAQQALDRLKEETAAEIGLKDYKNTYKGALTSADNGRVGGQMVRKMIQAQESKFTGK
- the asnS gene encoding asparagine--tRNA ligase, with the translated sequence MQNVLIKHLNQYIDQEVTVEGWLHNVRSSGKIAFLIVRDGSGLMQGVTVKKDVGETIFAEAKKLTQESAIKLTGIIHEEPRSVGGYEMQVTGLEIVSIAQEYPITNKEHGVEFLSERRHLWIRAPKQVAVLRVRSEIEHAIRDFFYERDFVLADAPIITPAACEGTTTLFELDYHGEKGYLSQSGQLYNEATAMALGRIYCFGPTFRAEKSKTRRHLMEFWMVEAEMAYCDMDANIKLQEEMIYYVIQRVLAKCSNELTILERDITKLADITLPFPRISYTEAVEILKENGEDFPWGEDFGAPHETIISNHFNAPVFVHRYPTEIKAFYMKPDSDNPKVVLGADLLAPEGYGEIIGGGQRLDNLELLEQRIKDHQLPMEAFEWYLDLRRYGSVPHAGFGLGIERTVAWLCGLDHVRETIPFPRLLHKMYP